CACACCAGCGAGGTGATCTCGCCGTTGGCAGGATCGGCATAGTAGGTGTACGTGCGGCTCTCACCCGGAGCGACCGTCTGGTCATTCGGATTGTTGCCCACGTTCCAGCCGAGCGAGTCCTTCGGATCGAAGGCCAGGGACATGGCCGAGAACGAGGCCCGGCTGCTCTTCATCTTGTTTTTCAGGTTGACCTTGATGCAATCCCCCACGTTCACGTGCAGCGTCAGCGGCATCGGTTGCGCATTCGCCACCGTGGCGATCTCGTCCTCCAGGACGTAGATCTTCGCGTCAGGATTGGTGATCTGGATCGTCCGCTCGAAGTCCACCTCGATGGACTCGGGCGCCTTCGCGTTGAACTTCATGTTCGGATAGTCGATCGCGACGACATTGAAGGACTTCACCGGAGCCTCGGCCGGGCAGACCGGAATCGGAGCCGGAATTTCGTTCCGTCCCGAATACCCGGCTGGGAGCCGCTGCAGGTCCGGCTGTTCCTTGTCGTACACGCGGAGAATACCCCACCCACCTTCAGACAGCTTGGAAGCGCGTCCGTTGAAGTGGATGTAATCGCCGGCTTGCAGCCGCGGCCCGCCGGCCTTCGGCACCACCAGGTCATACCGTTCGGCGATCCCGATATGGATGGAGTTCTTCCGGTTCGCGTCGCCCGCATACCGTTCGGTCAAGAACGTATGGCCGGACAACGTCCACACCATCGACTCGTTCATCAGCGTGTGCAGCAGGCGGAACACCATCGTATCGCCCACATACGCGCGCAGCAGCGGCGTATAAGGATCGCCATGGATCGCGCTGTTGAACACCTGATGCACGTCGGGATTGGACGCCAGCCGTTGCGCGATGGGCCCCGCCCGGAAGTTCAAACCGCTCCCCGTGGTATGGGTTCCCCCGTTCAGGAACGGCATGGGCGTCATGTAGATCTTTTCCGGCATCTGGAACGACACGGTCTTGCCCGCTTCCAGCGCCACCTCGACCGGCTGGCCTGGCGGGTTGCCGGCGGTCACAATGTTCACCGTGTGGGGGACGGTGTCATGGACCTGCACCATCAATTCACGGAAGCTGCCGTTCACGTTATGCCCGACCGGTTCGATGGTATGAATGTCGGCGATCGGTCCGCTCCGGATCTGCTTGCCGGTTTTGGGGTCGTGGTAGGTGGACCCGACCGGCTCGGCAATGAAGGTCCCGAAACCGCCGTGCGGCCAAGTGGTCGCGCCGAAGGCGTGGTCGTGCCAGAACACGGTGCCCACGTCCGCATCGACCCAGAACCGCTGCCGCACGAACTCGACCGTCACGATGTCCTTGGCCGGGTGATCGTGCTTCAGGCCCTTGGTCAAGGTGATCGTGTTGCCCTTGATCTCCTTGATTCGGGCGACCTCGTTGCCCTTGACGTTATCCGCCCCAACCAGGATCAAGGTCTTGGGGTGGTATTGGGCGGCATTCTTCACGGTGATGCTGGTGGCCCCCTTCTTGGCAGGCGCCGTCAGCACCGTGTTCATCGGCACCGGCAGCCCCTTCTTGTCCTTCTTCTCCAGCATCGTGAACGGCCGCACCGATTGCTCATAGGAGAACCCGGTGATCACGCCGTCCGACGCCTGGTTGTCGAACTGAAGGAAGTGCCAATGTGTATTGATCTTGGACGCCTGGAAGTTCGTGTAGTCGTCGTCTTCCCATTCGCTGGTCAACGTCCAATCGATGCAGTCATAGATGTTGCCGCGGACGACCAGCGGATATTTGAGGTCGTCGTTGGCGCGAATCGCCGCTTCTTCCTCATGCAACACATAGATCAAGCCGGTCTGGTCGATCACAGGCGGCTCCTTGCCCTGCGCCTTCGCCAGCTTGATCGGGAGCTTGATGAAGTGCACGTTGTAGTGCTTATAGCCCGCATTCTCAGGGCACAAGCTCCACACGCCGTTTTCACCGGGCTTGGCCTGATCCAGGCTCTCTTCGCCATTGTCATCGCGGCGAATCGGTTCCAGCCACGGCGCGCCGACGTGATTCGGGGAGAACATCACGCGCTTCCCGAAATGCGGCGTCAGATGCGGCCAGGCCACGCGCCCGGTCGTCGGCTCGAAGGTGATCGGATGCCGCTTGCCCGGATGCGTGGACTTGTACTTGGGATTGTCGAACGTGCTTTCCTTCTCCGACATGGCCTTGTTGCCGTCCCAGATCCAATCCAGCACGGTGGCGTCATAGGACAGAATTTGGCCCTTCTCGTCATCCTTGTGACCGGGCTTGCCCTGCGTCGGCAACTGCATTTCGACCCAGTCCTTGATATTGATGACGGCCGGGTTGCCCTTCCAGTTGCTCTTGCCCTTGTCCACGATCTTAAAGCTCTTTCCGAACCAATCGACTGTCGTGCCGACCAGCTTGTCGGAGGTCACGGGGTGCTTGATGCGGCCCTTGCGATCAGGCAGTTCGCGGAGGTCCGGCATCGTGTCGTTGCGATGGTCCCCGTGCTGCAGCGTGTTATACACCCGCCAATAGCCCCACATGCCCGCCACATAGTGGTGCGCCACGTGGCAGTGGAAGAGGAAGTCGCCGGCAAGTTGCTGGCACAGGCCCGACCCGCACTCCGTCTCAAGGTCCAGCGCTTCCGACGGTCCGATGACTTCGACGTCGACACGGTCGGTCTTGTGGCGGATGACCGGATACTTCACCGGCCCGTTCACGGAAACCGCCCAGAGGTTCATGTCGTCGATGGCCCGCGGGCTGCGCGGCCAGCGAATCGTCCCGCCGTGCGGATGGTGGGAATGGAACACCTCCGACCCGCCGTGCACCAGCCGGAACTTCGCCGGATCGCCCAAATAGGACCGCGGAATGGTCGGGGACGGATCGCCGAACGTATAGGAGCTATAGCCCATCGATTCGTCTTCAAACCCAAAATACTCGTGCTGCACGTGCATGTTGTTGATGCCGAACGGCTCGCTGCGATAGTTGAT
The DNA window shown above is from Nitrospira tepida and carries:
- a CDS encoding multicopper oxidase domain-containing protein; the encoded protein is MLNHHHQIQPLHGWVSLLAAGAFLALPLVGAAEDTSHEGHASVHKTSMGHATPEWAEQLKGQTVVEDAMSGRPDRSAQVERQHQRIMEQMAKDPQVQQVSTGNFNTMSMMHQYGAGGQDLLLMSDPRREPVMEGGGKCPAYAPVKQYNVQAINVEITLNQWLDYYPGYMYVLAENLDKVRAEETKNKEAREKEGYDPGAVLPGVQAQWIEPLVLRANQGDCVKIKLENKLEGVDEVSLHIHGSYPVISATGQAATTTNPDSVAKPDKAVEMEWYIHPAAQEGVKQFHSFSNDRELTVLGLFGAFVVEPRGSSYLQALGDPTSKDEAASSGWQVMIDNGSGPDFREFVLIYHEVGDEAFRPVNKKGDFLPQRDPLTDVYRPGARAINYRSEPFGINNMHVQHEYFGFEDESMGYSSYTFGDPSPTIPRSYLGDPAKFRLVHGGSEVFHSHHPHGGTIRWPRSPRAIDDMNLWAVSVNGPVKYPVIRHKTDRVDVEVIGPSEALDLETECGSGLCQQLAGDFLFHCHVAHHYVAGMWGYWRVYNTLQHGDHRNDTMPDLRELPDRKGRIKHPVTSDKLVGTTVDWFGKSFKIVDKGKSNWKGNPAVINIKDWVEMQLPTQGKPGHKDDEKGQILSYDATVLDWIWDGNKAMSEKESTFDNPKYKSTHPGKRHPITFEPTTGRVAWPHLTPHFGKRVMFSPNHVGAPWLEPIRRDDNGEESLDQAKPGENGVWSLCPENAGYKHYNVHFIKLPIKLAKAQGKEPPVIDQTGLIYVLHEEEAAIRANDDLKYPLVVRGNIYDCIDWTLTSEWEDDDYTNFQASKINTHWHFLQFDNQASDGVITGFSYEQSVRPFTMLEKKDKKGLPVPMNTVLTAPAKKGATSITVKNAAQYHPKTLILVGADNVKGNEVARIKEIKGNTITLTKGLKHDHPAKDIVTVEFVRQRFWVDADVGTVFWHDHAFGATTWPHGGFGTFIAEPVGSTYHDPKTGKQIRSGPIADIHTIEPVGHNVNGSFRELMVQVHDTVPHTVNIVTAGNPPGQPVEVALEAGKTVSFQMPEKIYMTPMPFLNGGTHTTGSGLNFRAGPIAQRLASNPDVHQVFNSAIHGDPYTPLLRAYVGDTMVFRLLHTLMNESMVWTLSGHTFLTERYAGDANRKNSIHIGIAERYDLVVPKAGGPRLQAGDYIHFNGRASKLSEGGWGILRVYDKEQPDLQRLPAGYSGRNEIPAPIPVCPAEAPVKSFNVVAIDYPNMKFNAKAPESIEVDFERTIQITNPDAKIYVLEDEIATVANAQPMPLTLHVNVGDCIKVNLKNKMKSSRASFSAMSLAFDPKDSLGWNVGNNPNDQTVAPGESRTYTYYADPANGEITSLVWDGGNPMVNPRNGLFGAIVVGPKGSKYRDPKTGADVSNKNAWMVDVIVDRTISGNEFRTNYRDAALFFQDEDNIIGTSFMPYVQNVAGLTGVNYRSEPYKFREELGCSLGRVFQPCVADKPEDPVTPIIEAHAGDPVRIHILGATNEQNGMFSVEKHEWPIEPYMRGADMISVVEYSGSEVIDAFIPSAGGPYRLSGDFTYSNQRLPYSQSGQWGYVRVLPAGDQRLLPLSGAAVGVKKAQADSLAEAQVQPVASR